TGCTTCATCGAAGCTGTTAGCAGagcaatatatatttgagatcAAAACATATCCCAGTGAATTTTCTGGATCCAATTCCTTTAACTTTGATGATGCTAAGTTGGCCAGCTTTTTTTCTCCGTGTTTCCGACATGCTGCTAGCAAAGCACTCCAAATAACATGATCTGGTTGCATGGGCATTTTCTTGATGATGTTTTCAGCCTCTGAAAGATGTCCAGCCCGCCCTAGAATATCAACCATACAAGCGTAATGATCAAGTTGAGGAGTTATGCCATATTTTTCGTACATGGTATCAAATATCTTAGTTCCTTCTTTCACCATTCCAGCATGGCTGCAAGATGAGAGCAGAGCAACAAAAGTTGTTCCGTCTGGCGCAACATCCATCTGTTTAAAGAAATCCAATGCTGCTTCAGCCTTCCCATGCACTGCATAAGCCTTCAGCACTGAATTCCAAGAGACAATATCCCTGAGTGACATTTCAAAGAAAACTTGCTCTGCATTATCTATCGAACCAGATCTAGCATAAGCATGAATTAAAGCATTCCCAAGCTCTAGGACATTAAGAAAACCTGCTTTAATCACTTGACAGTGTAGAGCAGAGGCATTCCTCTCCGCCACCAGGTTTGAACAAGCTTTCAGTACTACTGAAAATATGTAACAATCCGGAAATAGATCCTCTCCAAGCATCCGTTTGAAAAGAACCAGAGTTTGTTCAGGTTCCCTTTCGGCAGATGCCATCATAATTTCAGTCCACAGCACAATGTCACGCTCCATGCCACTTGTCTCCAAGAACAACTTATGACAAGCGTCAACCTCTCCTCCAAGAATAGAATAACTTCTGATTAGGGCAGTCACCACCCCAATATCTAGTGCCAAACCCGTTTTAATGCCAAAAGAATGCAATTGTAAACAACATATAAGCCCCGCAACGTTGTTGCTGCCTTCATTGGATCCACATAGTGAAGAAACTAAAGTTAAGAGAGTAGTATGATCAAACTCAATGCCATTATGGTGCATCCCTATAAACAAATCCATGGCTTTATCGCCTTGTTTGTGCATACTGAGCCCTGTAATCATGGAATTATAAGTAACAAGATTGCGGAAGTCCATTGCCTCGAACACCCTCCAAGCCTCCACACCCGCGTTGCAACTATTATTCCAGTACATTGCCATCAGAGCATTAGCTACGTAAATCCAAGCATCAAAACTGGTTCTCAAAGCAAGCCCATGAACTTGCACGCCGTGCCAGTAATCGCACACGGACAGCAGGCTTGAATAAGCAAAATCATTAGGTCTATGATGGGAGAGCATTTGGGAAAACAAGCCAAAGCATCGGTCCAACTTTCGATGTTGAGAATAGGCTGAAATGAGAATTgtccaagaaaaaatatttttgtgaggCATTTGAGCAAACCATTGGTGGGCAAGATGTAAGTGACCGCGCTTAGCATGCATAATGATGAGATAGTTGGCAGTTCGTACATCTGGTGGCGTGTTGGTGGAAATATGAGCTCGTACATCTGGTGGCGTGTTCGTGGAAATATGAGCGTGCATGAAGCGACAAATGGCTCGAACAGCTACTGTAAAGTGCAAGAAAGTTGGTGCTGGAACAAGTGATTTGGCAGCAGCTTTCATGTCCAAATAAACATAGGTGCCctgattatttgatttaacaGTGGAGCGAATCACCAGCTGTCATTCAACTCATATACCAAATTACCAGACACCAAAAATGCCTTTGCATGACTAAAAGTACTGAATGGAGCACTGCGACTGCATTCATATCTCTTAGCAACCTGACGCACTAATGACTGCAAATGTTGCTGCCAGCCAGCCATAATTCAGGTATAAAAGACTTTCTCGAAGGAATACTTCGCGCTAGGCGATATCTAACAATCTACAAACAGTAGAAGCCAGGATTTTAAACTATATCAAGAAAACACCTCAGCAAGAATCAAAAGAGAGAACTTGTAGATTTTAAGACTTTTTTTCAACTTCACTTTCTTTAATCTGCAGTCACGTGTGCACCCATGAGACTGCACTAaaacctcaatttttttaaatttgttatgcATGAACATAGAACAAGTTTTTGCCACATCACAAGAGATGACCATTAAGTCGACGAATACAATCATTCTCAAAAGAGCTACCAATTGTCATTTCCTCGAACATGTTGCATGcacatgtaattattcctaaccCATCTCAAAACCCTCGTAATACCTCCTACGTTCGGCTACAGGGCTACAGCTCTACCAAAGACCCAAATGGAAAAAGAATGTTTTGGAAGAATAAAAGCTaaacatgaaattaaaaggGCGCTTGCAATCCCTTCCCAACCTTGAACCAAAGCAATCTTACATACATTATAAACTGCTAAACCCTTTTGTGTGCGCGTTCATTCAGGCAGAAATTCAGATTTAAAAACATCTGAATTCACCAAATCATCAATTTCTTGGTCAAATATCCGTGAcagaacaaagaaagaaattaaaaacatgAACTTCTACAGTAAAGGACTGTGTAATCTTAAAACATTGTATATATACAGAAACAATAAATGGAGTAGAGAAGTTGTGGGCGAACCCGAGATAGAAGTAGAATCGCCTTTGAAACGTTTCGAGGATTGGGGACAATGGCAATTGTTAAATTGTTCGtcaaaattactatttaacttcattatataatcttaactattatttttctaattctgatctttttttttgaattaatttattatttattttattttattttataatacaaacttaaatttaaataattatttaaaaaaaaattatatttcataaaacaaaaaaaaataggcatATTCGGGCTCAATCCAAGTTTGGTCCGAGCCTCAATCGATTGATTAATGGgttggatttgaatttataaatggATCCTATTGAAATCTATTTAAGCCTCAAAATCATTCTATGATCAATAGTGAATTGATTACGAATCAAACCTTTTCAAAATTGGTCCGTATCGATTTTGAGTCAACTCGAATCATTGTGCacgataaatttgaattagttaGTCTGAGGTCCCGTCTTTAATAAATAGTGTAGACGAAGTGGGCCAGGGAATTGGTTGAACATGGTTAATGAGGGACACGTTTCTCTAATTtcaaccaaatatatatattccaactTCCTAGCACTAGATAAGGTAGCCATTTCGTTTTCACCATGTTCAAATGGCCTGTCCTTTTCAGACATAATTGGCTTCAGTTTTTCTATGATAGTCATAAAATCTTTTCCCCACTACCCACTTTCTTTGTTTCAGCTACTTTTGGTTGTTGGGTACAATCTTGTATTTTAGTGCTCTCCTCACACTGCCCATCAATCCCTTCccaataatgtaatatatacttGGTCATTATAacatcattcaatttttactaaattataacggtctctatattaaaatttattataaatataatattttatttttatttaaaaaacttacaagtatttcaaatattaatgttaatctaataaataccTCCCTATAATGAGTTTTCAAGGAGTATTCgttagataattattaattttaatgagatatttgtaattttttcaaataatgaataaatatttataattataataaatttcaaaggaGCTCGTTGTCATTATGAAAAAtgccattaaatttttatagtatttatGTAACCCTATGAAAAAGAACAATGATGACATGAACAATTGGtcaaaggaaataaatgaattaatttctaatgtttatgaataagaaattattaataaagttaataaattggaaaaatagttatttgtGGAAGAAATAATGAAACAGGGTTACAGACATTTTTGGTAGTTATTTTAGAGGTCTTCtctttaataaagaaatagtGACAGTAGCTGCACACTCgatatcatatataaataaaatataattataattattattgaataaatattgacaataacaataataattcgGATAATTCACAACCCtatttatatgatataattgtaCCACCTCTTCAATAATCGATTGGTTTGATATTTATAGACTTGTTATGAGGGgtcctttttaaattaatgtccATAATGTTGTGGTCTAGACAGGGTCCCCACATTTAGCTCTAATTAAAtatgctttcattttttcttttttttttaaataagagcggtgaattattatcaattaaagtaaattaatttcaattatttctatttaatatcaatatctaacaaaaactattataaCATCGTACgatcaataatatcaatacATACTATTCAGTAAAAATAACACACGTACTATTCAGTAGACACAACATCCTATATATAAAGTGGGGTTCGAACCCATGACTTttattgtcattaattatattttatattgtcattaattatacaataaatgtaattatgtatttagATTGAAATATCCCCCTTACCAGGACTAagtatttttggaaaaagagaagagcaattaaaattaaaaaaaaaagtggtaACTCTATTTACTTAACTCAATctcaattacaataaaaaagaaagggttaaattacaacgagcatccaaaatttgacataattacaaacaccatctcgttatttaaaaaaatatctacaCTTCTATGATGTTCGATAagataatgtaattttttgatggAGGCCTGGAAGTCAACTTTACGTTtgatgcatttttttaaaaataaaaataaaaaatcagacAAGAaggatgatattttttaaatttaaaaaaaatgtctaCTTATGTCCAAATGGATAGTTTGatcaattcaccataaaaattgatggaaacCTAACATACATTAACGGATTGAGCTAATAGTTAGACAATCATTAAAATCAGGAAGATATTAATAACTTTCCAGGCGGCGAGAAAGACCCAGGCAAGAGGGGGAGTTCttcaacaattaattaatttctcgaTGGAAACCTTTAATGTTAATAGAGTGGAAAAACCAAGGCTTGGAGTAAATAataaggggtatttataattatatcaaatctcacgAGAACTCATGACTGactcatattttaaaaaatcaatgacaagaaaattataaatataattctattttttgggATGGTGTATAATATGGCATAAGTTTAGCGTTGCACCTTTAAAAGATTGTTTTTTAAAGTAGTCCTTTTAGGAGAATGTCTCTATCACACGCtcacataataataaagaaaagctTCAACAGACTAAGAACACCTTAATTATTCAATAACTATAGACTTTGCAAGcgaatttgatttatttaaagttattttatattttttatttcaaaaatataatctgcTCACTAGTAGTTAGCCAGACCATTACAATAAGGAAATTCttattgtattaaataaattacgagtattatattatatgattgttgtatcaattttttagcatttaaatttattatttaattcaacttttcacttacaaaattggtcaaaataatgattttaatatttttttaataaaatattaaaattacatttttccccaatttattttatatttttaataaatttataattataatttattttgtcacttTCACCTCATTCCACGTTCCCTTCTTTCTATGAATCCTCCCCTCACacacattatttattttcacatatttttgtCTTCTAATTGTACCACACGATGGTTTATTTATATGCTTGCGAAAATCGTGTACAATACTTAGTTTTCTACTTATTATatctttgtatatttttttttttggtaaattacaacatcaTCTCATGTGATTTGacttaattatgaatactctctcattgttttaaaaaattacaaatatcatctgatgtttgataaaattatataatccttTGAATGGAAATAGAAATTGTATACTTTGCtcttactatatattttttaaagtaaaaatttgtaaaaaatttggaTGGGGTagctgaaatttttttaaattttttttatttagtctataaaaaaatttaaaaaataaataaaattatcgtTTTTAGTTCATAAGGGACATTTTTTttgtcagttcaccataaaaatgaatgaaaatctaacggaGAGTAGCGGATTGCGCAATTGTTAGACGGACATTAAAATCagagaatattaataattttttaaacaatgagaTAGTATTCGTATTGATggcaaatttcataaaaggttgctggaatttatttatttatttttttacttataattatgagattttGAACCAGGACAACTGATTATGGAAACAAGACCGGCCATTTACCAACATCAAAAGAAACTCCGCAGACAACAACAAAAGagacacacatacacacacacaccccacagcAGTAAAGTTTTAACTCAATAGTTTAAtgggttttgttttgtttttatttaccGGATTCCGGAAAATAACAGTTAAAGGCAGCAGCGTCCCTTTTTATTCTGCCGTGTGTTTACAAATTCGTTATGTTCAAGAAAGGCCCACGCTAAGCATCCGCCTATGTGGTCGGAATTGCCTCCTCCTCTATTGATTCCTCTTTTGAGATCTGCAACTCTGTTGCATCCGAATTCCAACTTTCTTCAACTCAGCAACTCCAAATCACCAACTGGGCTTTCTTGAAAACAGCTGTAAGTGAGTTTTTTTCCCAACTCTTTCACCACCAATTAGTGCATGATCGTTCGTGTGTGTGTTCGTGTTCGTGTGTGCTTATGGGGATGTGAAGAAAGANNNNNNNNNNNNNNNNNNNNNNNNNNNNNNNNNNNNNNNNNNNNNNNNNNNNNNNNNNNNNNNNNNNNNNNNNNNNNNNNNNNNNNNNNNNNNNNNNNNNNNNNNNNNNNNNNNNNNNNNNNNNNNNNNNNNNNNNNNNNNNNNNAAGTTTAGTTGCACAAAGAGATGTGATCTTTGGCAAGAATCTTTTTGTTGGTGGGTTGTTAACTTGGTAGAGAAGATTGGAGTTTTAATCGATTTTGTGTTCATTTCTGTTTTGGATGAGAGTTGAGGAGGTCGTTTGTTGTAATAAGAAACACCCTGTGGTGTTTTGTCTATGTTGTCATGGATTAGTTTGTTTCTTGGTTATGGGCATCTTCTTATTTGCCTGTTCTGTataattttctgtttcttccCTGCTATACTTTAATCAGTGAAGTTGTGTTTCTCTAGTAGGCTTGAGAAGGCCAGAATTTGTATTTCCATGAAAGAAGCAATTCTTGATGTTGATTTGTTGAATGAATGTTTGACAATGCATATACTTAAGACATATTTTTGGGTGATTAACATACTTGTACATGTTTATGTTATTAGGCACATTTAAGAATATCTACGGATTGTCTACTTTGTTTTGAGATTAGACTTTAGCTGTTTCGAGTGCATTTTGTCGAATAGTTACTAAAGACGAATTACTTTCCGTTTTCAGGATTTGATTCCTTTCTTCTTGGATATGTGAATATGGAGACGAAAGGTAACATATCTGATTATAGAAGGAAGCTGGACAAGACACTGGCATCACCTGACTTGACAAATCATGAAATCCTTCGGACCCTTGTCAAGAATCAAATTTTACAATCATCGGCTTGTCGTCTTGAAGGTTATttatgttgataattttagtgaaTTCTTCTGATATTACTGCtagtatttaataaaacagttaattatgtaatttaactCATGATGAATCCTGCAATATGTGCTCTGCAGGATGCACGGAGATTGTTGTCGAAAGAAGAAGCAAGGAGGTCTCCAATTTTCTCAGTATGTTGAGGAGTGCCTCCGTCAATGATGTCGAGAAGTCACACGGTGCCTGGAAAGTATGCTAAGTTTTCATTGAAACGAAATATTGATATGCAGGCATTTTCCCAGTTTCACTTCATGGACACTGGCATGTTTTCGCTGGCCTTTCTATTTGTGTTATTACACATATGgatttgatttattgttatgtctatttatgtttttagttGGTGtactgtaatttatttttcttattttgtagGTAAAACAGGACACAGAAGAACTCCGAGTTATGTACCGAGAAGGACCAGAAGGCACTCCCTTTCACATGCTACTTGCCGAAGGCTATGTGGATGGACCGGTCGATGTTTGTAAGctaaaccaaaataaaatgctcAGACAATTTCCTTTTTGGATCTTCTATCAACTTAGTTTTCGACTGAGACTGAAACATGAGAGatgtcaattttcattcatactTTTTGAACACGTTGTTACCTCTAACAGGTATGTGTATTTCATGGGAGTCGAGCCTCTATCAGAAATGGTAAGAAGTAGATATAAGTTTTACTACAACCTAATCATTTGTGCTATGACGTGGCTTCTTGACAAGTTAAACGAATAATTGGCTAACTTATGTAGTTTTTCCTTCTCCCAGGTGGCCTCAAATTGTAATCCCAACGTTCAAAGTTGTCTCATCCCGGTGTTTACAAAGAGTTAGAACTGGTGAACAGATATCTTTAGTAAGGTACACTTGAATGATCTTATTTTGCTTGAGTCGGTGCAAAGGGCATGATTCTTAAAGACACTGATACATTTCCGATTATTTGGAAGAAAGGATGAAGGTTACATGGCCGCTATCAAGCAGAGAGGCCCTCATTCATTATTTTGCATTTGAGTACTTCCAAGATGACCTTATTGTCGTGCTCCTTAACTCGGTAAACGAGCAGCGCTTCTTCTATTTCGATTAACATGCACCTCCCTTGATTAAAAGagttaaaaaaagttaacatTTCTCAGATCTCCAACGCTGAGGCAATCGACACAAGCACTCATGGATTTACCAGGGATGGGATACCTGATGCAGAGGAAGTGGTGAGAATAGATGTTGTCGGAGGGTTTGCCTTACAGAAAGTCACTGCTAATAGGAGTTACTTCAGGTAAGTTTCATGTCTCATCGTCGTACGGTTGACGACTAACTATACCGGCTGCTGTTAACATCTCTAAGCCCAACCAagcatatatattcatttctgCAGGACAATAGCAAGCATGGATATCAAACTAGACTTTGTTCCTCCAACaatcatcaattttatctCGAGGCAGCTCATTGGTAGCGGTTTCAAGCTCTATAAAAAGGTTAATATCTATCTTCCCGCAGTTCTTTGTTTGCCGTCTTATGCTTGACGTTCTTGAAAAACTACAGGAAGTCGCTTCCGTTTCTAAAGGTGATGAAAAATTCTGCGAAGCTTTAAAGGAACCTCTTTACGCTCGTATGCGCGAGGCTCTTTATTCAGGAAATATGAGTCTGAATCTAGAGAGTGTAGAAAGAAGCTCATCAACTATGGTTGAGGAAAGTAGAGAAGCATCTGGAGATGATGATGCTCAGGAAAATAGGCGGTGTGATGACTCTATTGTTGGTTCAGAAGCTGAGGAAGTAATGGTTGGAGACAAAAACAAGCAAAGTGAAATTGAGGAGGTGGAAGAAATACATGCAACAGGAAGTAAGTCATTAGAGAATGAGGAGGAATCCGTTATTAGCACTAAAGGGGAAGAAGCTCTGACAACCACCCGTGGAATTGGAGAAAACTATATTGGACCCAAGACTAGGAAGAAGGTTCACGTTCGGCCAGAAGTAGAACAAGCTCTGAAAACATTGGACAAGGTAATTTCCATGTTTCGGGAGAATAAATGTGGTCCTGAAACAGGTCGGCCCAGCATTAATAAGATAAACTTAACTAATTTAGAGAAGGAAGCTGTGGAAGATTCAACGTCTTCTGGAGCTGATCAAATGAGTGGAAAGAAAGGGAATACTGCTGAATCTTCAAAAATCGATACACAAGACTTGGATACACTTGAATGTGGAACGGCCAGCTCAGACAGTCATGCTTCAAGGTAATTTTTCTGATACAAAAATCAGTATTATAAGACTAAATAGAAGCAGAAATTTCAATCAGAGGTGTAGTAGTAGGATATCTTTCTCGTTAATTTTAACCTTTCAAACATTATAAGTATCTCTTCTGTGTCTTGGTTGTAGACAATACATTGTCTTGAGATACAAGATAAACGTACTCTGGTCCTCTGATGTTGTTGACAATGTATCCTATTTCAGGTATAAGGGGTCCAATTCTTACGTAAGGGACCAAAGCAAGATTGCCCCAGCCTCACCAGATGAAGACCGATCAAACCCATCTAACTCTAACCACATTGCTTTGCATGCTTCCATGAATCAGTCAACTGACTCAACTGTCTTCGAGAAAGTACCAGAAAACTACACTCTGAGTGCTGATGCAAACAGTCAGATGGGAACTCGGGTGCCTAAAACGAAAACCAAGAACTCGTGGTTTTGCTGCTATAGTTCATTGTAAGGTACTATGAGTAAAGCAGCTTCTGTTCTAATTCTTTGAACATGTAACGTTGTGGACTCCATATATGCAAGCAAGTCGAGTTGAACTTCAGCACTGTTTGCagacaaacaaagaaaatgcattttttttttttttttgaaaagtgtGATATGGTTCTAAagatataaaagtaaaactaTGAGCATCTATGAATTTGCATGTTTTATGT
This Sesamum indicum cultivar Zhongzhi No. 13 linkage group LG5, S_indicum_v1.0, whole genome shotgun sequence DNA region includes the following protein-coding sequences:
- the LOC105161687 gene encoding uncharacterized protein LOC105161687, whose translation is METKGNISDYRRKLDKTLASPDLTNHEILRTLVKNQILQSSACRLEGCTEIVVERRSKEVSNFLSMLRSASVNDVEKSHGAWKVKQDTEELRVMYREGPEGTPFHMLLAEGYVDGPVDVCMCISWESSLYQKWWPQIVIPTFKVVSSRCLQRVRTGEQISLVRMKVTWPLSSREALIHYFAFEYFQDDLIVVLLNSISNAEAIDTSTHGFTRDGIPDAEEVVRIDVVGGFALQKVTANRSYFRTIASMDIKLDFVPPTIINFISRQLIGSGFKLYKKEVASVSKGDEKFCEALKEPLYARMREALYSGNMSLNLESVERSSSTMVEESREASGDDDAQENRRCDDSIVGSEAEEVMVGDKNKQSEIEEVEEIHATGSKSLENEEESVISTKGEEALTTTRGIGENYIGPKTRKKVHVRPEVEQALKTLDKVISMFRENKCGPETGRPSINKINLTNLEKEAVEDSTSSGADQMSGKKGNTAESSKIDTQDLDTLECGTASSDSHASRYKGSNSYVRDQSKIAPASPDEDRSNPSNSNHIALHASMNQSTDSTVFEKVPENYTLSADANSQMGTRVPKTKTKNSWFCCYSSL
- the LOC105161686 gene encoding pentatricopeptide repeat-containing protein At1g71420, yielding MKAAAKSLVPAPTFLHFTVAVRAICRFMHAHISTNTPPDVRAHISTNTPPDVRTANYLIIMHAKRGHLHLAHQWFAQMPHKNIFSWTILISAYSQHRKLDRCFGLFSQMLSHHRPNDFAYSSLLSVCDYWHGVQVHGLALRTSFDAWIYVANALMAMYWNNSCNAGVEAWRVFEAMDFRNLVTYNSMITGLSMHKQGDKAMDLFIGMHHNGIEFDHTTLLTLVSSLCGSNEGSNNVAGLICCLQLHSFGIKTGLALDIGVVTALIRSYSILGGEVDACHKLFLETSGMERDIVLWTEIMMASAEREPEQTLVLFKRMLGEDLFPDCYIFSVVLKACSNLVAERNASALHCQVIKAGFLNVLELGNALIHAYARSGSIDNAEQVFFEMSLRDIVSWNSVLKAYAVHGKAEAALDFFKQMDVAPDGTTFVALLSSCSHAGMVKEGTKIFDTMYEKYGITPQLDHYACMVDILGRAGHLSEAENIIKKMPMQPDHVIWSALLAACRKHGEKKLANLASSKLKELDPENSLGYVLISNIYCSANSFDEADSVRMKMNREGVRKEPGLSWIEIRHRMHEFASGGTQHPQIKAIRANMEKLLRQLKKMGYVPETSSVLFDVEEEHKEEQVYHHSEKLALVFYLMNAADSNSRGNVIKIIKNIRICSDCHNFMRLASKLIEKVIIVRDANRFHHFKDGACSCNDYW